The Amycolatopsis coloradensis sequence GACCGTCGCCAGGATGGAGCGCGACGGACTGGTCGTGGTCGCGGACGACAGGCATCTGCAGCTGACCGAGCACGGTCGCGAACTCGCCATCGCGGTCATGCGCAAGCACCGGCTGGCCGAGCGCCTCCTGGTCGACGTCATCGGCCTGGAGTGGGAGCACGTCCACAACGAGGCCTGCCGCTGGGAACACGTGATGAGCGAGGCCGTCGAGCGCAAGCTGGTCAAGCTGCTCGACCACCCCACCACGTCGCCCTACGGCAACCCGATCCCGGGGCTCGACAAGCTCGGCGACGGCGATCCCGCTCCGCCCGCCGAAGCCGACCTCGTGCGGCTCGACGAGTTCGCCCGCATGGGCGGCGGCGAGGTCGAGATCCGCCGCATCGCCGAGCACGTGCAGCTGGACGAGACGCTGATGACGGAGCTCAAGTCGGTCGGCATCGTGCCCGGCAGCCGAGTCAAGGTCGGCAAGACGGCGCCCGGCGGCACCATCGAGGTCACCGGCGGGAGCAGCACCGCGCAGGTCCCCGTGTCGGCGCTGCACGCCGTGCTGGCGCAGGCCAGGTGAGCGCCGCGTCCGACGCCGCGGAGACCTTCCTGGCCCTCCACGGCCGGGCTCCGGCCGGGGTCTGGTCCGCGCCGGGCCGGGTGAATCTGATCGGTGAGCACACCGACTACAACGACGGTTTCGTGTTGCCGTTCGCCCTGCCGCACCGGCTCGCCGCCGCGGCGACGCCGCGCGAGGACGGTGTGCTGACCGTGGCCACCCTCGGCTCGGACGGCCGGGTCCAGGAATCCGGCCCGCTGGCCGTCGCCGACCTGCGGCCCGGCTCGGTCGAGGGGTGGGCCGCGTACCCGGCGGGGGTCGCGTGGGTCCTGCGTGACCAGGGCCTCGGCGGCGGCGCGGACGTGGCTATCGCGGGGAACGTGCCCTCGGGGGCGGGCCTGTCCTCCTCCCACGCGCTCGAATGCGCCGTCGCGCTCGCCTTGCTGGGGCTGGCGGGCACCACTCCGGGCACCGGCGGGGGTTCGCCGAGCCTGCACGAAGTGGCCCGCTGGGTGCAGCGTTCGGAGAACGACTTCGTCGGGGCGCCGACCGGTCTGCTCGACCAGACCGCTTCCCTGTGCTGCACGGAATCGAACGTGCTGTTCCTTGACGTCCGCTCCGGCGAGATGGAACAGGTGCCGTTCCCGCTGGAGGAATCCGGCGTCCGGATCCTGATCATGGACACCCGCACGAAGCATTCGCACGCCGAGGGCGGCTACGGCGAACGCCGCCGGGGCTGTGAGCGTGCCGCGGAACTGCTCGAGGTGAAGGCGCTGAGGGATATCAGCGTCGATGGGCTGGACGCCGCGCTCGGCAGCCTGCCGGACGACCTCGTACCGCTGGTGCGCCACGTGGTGACCGAGAACCAGCGCGTCCTCGACACCGTGGACCTGCTGCGGGCGGGCCGCATCACCGAGATCGGTCCTCATTTGGACGCCTCGCATGTGAGCATGCGCGACGACTACCGGATCTCCACCCGTGAACTCGACCTCGCCGTCGATTCGGCCCGCGAAGCCGGGGCCCTCGGCGCGCGGATGACCGGCGGCGGCTTCGGCGGTTCGGCGATCGCGCTGGTCCGCGAGTCCGATGTGGACACCGTCGGGCGAGCGGTGAAGGCCGCGTACGAAGCGGCGGATCTGCGCCACCCCAGGCTGTTCACCGCCGTGCCATCGCGTGGCGCGGGTCGCGACGAGCTCTAGCGCGGGTTCGGCCCCGCTTTGGCGTGATTCGCGTGTCCAGGCACGGGACACGCGTGCTTGGAGACGGAACACGCCGAGGCCGGACTCCGTGGGCCGCACCCGCACCCCGGGGCGCGGCCGGTGCCCGGGGGCGAGGACACTGGGCCGCGACCGCATCCGCTGCAGAAAGGCGCGAACGTGACCGACGAACCGACCAAGACCCTGAAGCTGATGGTGACGGGCGGAGCCGGTTATGTGGGCAGCGTCTGCGCGGCCCGCCTCATCGAGGCCGGGCACGACGTCACCGTGGTCGACGACCTCTCCACCGGGCACGCCGACGCGGTGCACCCGGACGCCACCTTCGTCGAGGGCGACGCCGCCGAGGTCGCCCGGCGGCTGCTCGGCGACGGCTTCGACGGTGTCCTCCACTTCGCCGCCAAGTCCCTGGTCGGCGAGTCCATGACGGATCCGGCGAAGTACTGGGAAGGCAACGTCCTGACCTCGCTCCGCCTGCTCGAAGCGATGCGCGACCACGGCACGAAGCGGCTGGTGTTCTCCTCCACCGCGGCCACCTACGGCGAGCCCGAGTCCTCCCCCATCCCGGAGACGGCGCCGACCCAGCCGACCAACACCTACGGTGCGACGAAGCTGGCCATCGACCACGCGATCACCTCGTTCTCGCGCGCCCACGGCATCGCCGCCGTCAGCCTGCGCTACTTCAACGTCGCGGGCGCCTACGGCTCCTTCGGCGAGCGGCACACCACCGAAACCCATCTGATCCCCCTCGTGCTCCAGGTCGCCACCGGGGACCGCGAGCGGATCCAGATCTTCGGTGACGACTACCCGACCGCGGACGGCACCGCCATCCGCGACTACATCCACGTGGTCGACCTCGCCGACGCGCACCTGCTGGCCCTGCGCCACGCGGCCGACGGCGAACACCGCATCTACAACCTCGGCAGCGGCACCGGGTTCTCGGTGCTCGAGGTGATCGAGGCGTGCCGCCGCACCACCGGCCACGAGATCCCCGCCGTGGTGGCCCCGCGGCGGGCGGGCGACCCGTCGGTGCTGGTGGCCTCCAGCGAGCGGGCCGGTGACGAACTCGGCTGGAAGCCCGAGCGCACCGACCTCGACGGCATCGTCGCCGACGCCTGGGCGTTCACGCGGTCCCGCCAGAACGCCTGAGGCCGATCTCTTGCGTTCCTTCGGCTCGCTGCCGAAGGACCACGTCGGCGACGTCGGACGGCGGAACCATCGCGTCCAGAGCCCTGGCCAGGAGTTTCGTCAGCCCGTGCCCGGGGTCGGCTTCGCCTGCCCTGGCCAAGGCGATCCCGGCGGTCGCAAGGTCGCCCCGCACATAGGCGGCGTGCGCCTTCAGGGCGAGCGCCTCGGCCGCTTCCGGTGCCGGGATTTCGCGGGCAAGGGTGAGCCAGAGATCCTCCGCCGCGCGGGCGAGCGCTGAGTCCGCGGGGGCGGCGGTGAGCATGCAGGCACCGCGGACCTCGACCAGGGAAAGCGCCCAGGCCAGCCGGACGGCCTGGTCGTCCGTGATCGCCGGGTCGCCGCTGTCCGCGCGGGCGAGCGCGGCGTTCACCTCGGCGATCCCGGCCCGGACGAGGTCCGGGTCCCTCCATGGTGGATCGTCCAGCCCGGTGAGGAGATCGGCGCGTCTGGCGAGCGTCTCCGGCGCGACGGGGTCGAAGAGTCGCTCGAGTTCGTCCCGGCTCGCGTGGGTGATCTGCCCGGCACCGGTGACGACCGCGGCGGCCACCGAATCACGCGGATCCGGCAGCAGACCGCCACAGGTCCTTTCCCGGTAGCACGCCCAGCGCACCTCGGCGGCGATACGCGGCGCCCATACCGAATGCAGCAGCGGGATGCCGTACTCGGCCAGCGAGGCTTCCACGCGCCGGACGAACCGGCGGCGCGGGGGCCGTCCCGCCTTGTTCGCGGGACCGCCACCGACCACCGCGACGATGGCGCCGGTGTGGCCGGTCAGGGCGAGCCTGACCGCGAGTTCACGCGCCTGGTCTTGTTCCAGACCAGGCGGCGGCAGGTCCACACGCATGAGGAGGCCCTGACGCTTGCGGTCCTGGTCGCGGAGGCCGAAGACGACGACGGAGTCCTCGGGGTGGAATCCGAGGAGGTACGGGATCGCGGCGAGCAGGTCCGCCGGATCCGTCAGATTGACCTTGGTCCTGCCGGTCGGAGTCGATGTGGTCATGCCCCCACCTTGCGGCGGGAATGGGGCCGCCGGGTGGGGGCACGACACATCTGTGGACAGCCAGGACCGTTGTGGACAACCGCCGCGGGACCGAGTGCGGGGACGCCGATCCCGTCGGTGGGGTGGTCTACAGTGCCCGGCCCCGCGGGGTCAGCCGCAGTGTTCGAACGGGCTCTCGTAGGCGTTCGACCCGACCGAGCCGCCCCACTTGACGCAGGTCGCGGCGGCCGTCTTCTTCACCGGGCCGGCGTAGTAGGTGAAGCTGCCGGAGTCGGTCACGCGAGCGGAACCCTGGACTTCGAGGAACGCCGACACCGGCGACGCGGTGCCGAGCGAAACCGCCTTCAGCGTGGTGACGCAGTTGGCCTTGGTCGACGCGTTGTAGAGCAGGTACGCGGTACCCGAACCGTTCGCGAGCCCCTGCGAGTCGACGACCGAGAACCCGCTGCCACACACCTCGGTGGCCTCGTACGGGTTGCCGCCGCACGAGTTCTTGCTGGTGAAGTTGGTGTGGCCGTAGTACGGCA is a genomic window containing:
- the galK gene encoding galactokinase, with product MSAASDAAETFLALHGRAPAGVWSAPGRVNLIGEHTDYNDGFVLPFALPHRLAAAATPREDGVLTVATLGSDGRVQESGPLAVADLRPGSVEGWAAYPAGVAWVLRDQGLGGGADVAIAGNVPSGAGLSSSHALECAVALALLGLAGTTPGTGGGSPSLHEVARWVQRSENDFVGAPTGLLDQTASLCCTESNVLFLDVRSGEMEQVPFPLEESGVRILIMDTRTKHSHAEGGYGERRRGCERAAELLEVKALRDISVDGLDAALGSLPDDLVPLVRHVVTENQRVLDTVDLLRAGRITEIGPHLDASHVSMRDDYRISTRELDLAVDSAREAGALGARMTGGGFGGSAIALVRESDVDTVGRAVKAAYEAADLRHPRLFTAVPSRGAGRDEL
- a CDS encoding DUF4192 domain-containing protein, with the translated sequence MTTSTPTGRTKVNLTDPADLLAAIPYLLGFHPEDSVVVFGLRDQDRKRQGLLMRVDLPPPGLEQDQARELAVRLALTGHTGAIVAVVGGGPANKAGRPPRRRFVRRVEASLAEYGIPLLHSVWAPRIAAEVRWACYRERTCGGLLPDPRDSVAAAVVTGAGQITHASRDELERLFDPVAPETLARRADLLTGLDDPPWRDPDLVRAGIAEVNAALARADSGDPAITDDQAVRLAWALSLVEVRGACMLTAAPADSALARAAEDLWLTLAREIPAPEAAEALALKAHAAYVRGDLATAGIALARAGEADPGHGLTKLLARALDAMVPPSDVADVVLRQRAEGTQEIGLRRSGGTA
- the galE gene encoding UDP-glucose 4-epimerase GalE is translated as MVTGGAGYVGSVCAARLIEAGHDVTVVDDLSTGHADAVHPDATFVEGDAAEVARRLLGDGFDGVLHFAAKSLVGESMTDPAKYWEGNVLTSLRLLEAMRDHGTKRLVFSSTAATYGEPESSPIPETAPTQPTNTYGATKLAIDHAITSFSRAHGIAAVSLRYFNVAGAYGSFGERHTTETHLIPLVLQVATGDRERIQIFGDDYPTADGTAIRDYIHVVDLADAHLLALRHAADGEHRIYNLGSGTGFSVLEVIEACRRTTGHEIPAVVAPRRAGDPSVLVASSERAGDELGWKPERTDLDGIVADAWAFTRSRQNA
- a CDS encoding metal-dependent transcriptional regulator — translated: MSNADEGDSVNDLIDTTEMYLRTIYELEEEGVVPLRARIAERLQQSGPTVSQTVARMERDGLVVVADDRHLQLTEHGRELAIAVMRKHRLAERLLVDVIGLEWEHVHNEACRWEHVMSEAVERKLVKLLDHPTTSPYGNPIPGLDKLGDGDPAPPAEADLVRLDEFARMGGGEVEIRRIAEHVQLDETLMTELKSVGIVPGSRVKVGKTAPGGTIEVTGGSSTAQVPVSALHAVLAQAR